Proteins from one Dermacentor variabilis isolate Ectoservices chromosome 1, ASM5094787v1, whole genome shotgun sequence genomic window:
- the LOC142575934 gene encoding uncharacterized protein LOC142575934 isoform X7, protein MGNSIIAVMLIFGSLATGTIIEDIKKTLDRLREMAIGRKVLQLPKIDVDVYIDADHPLAVNFSRCPFETDLCIVECYNKNKTKPIRGHCGGILWFKTHA, encoded by the exons ATGGGAAACTCTATTATAGCTGTGATGCTCATATTTG GATCTCTGGCCACCGGGACAATCATAGAGGACATCAAAAAAACCTTAGACAGATTGAGGGAGATGGCAATAGGAAGAAAGGTGCTGCAGCTGCCCAAAATCGACGTTGACGTCTACATTGACGCGGACCATCCTCTCGCCGTCAATTTCTCAC GTTGCCCTTTCGAGACAGACCTATGCATCGTGGAGTGCTACAACAAAAACAAGACAAAGCCGATCAGAGGGCACTGCGGAGGAATCTTATGGTTCAA
- the LOC142575934 gene encoding uncharacterized protein LOC142575934 isoform X5, with product MGNSIIAVMLIFGSLATGTIIEDIKKTLDRLREMAIGRKVLQLPKIDVDVYIDADHPLAVNFSRCPFETDLCIVECYNKNKTKPIRGHCGGILWFKCVCEGDYKK from the exons ATGGGAAACTCTATTATAGCTGTGATGCTCATATTTG GATCTCTGGCCACCGGGACAATCATAGAGGACATCAAAAAAACCTTAGACAGATTGAGGGAGATGGCAATAGGAAGAAAGGTGCTGCAGCTGCCCAAAATCGACGTTGACGTCTACATTGACGCGGACCATCCTCTCGCCGTCAATTTCTCAC GTTGCCCTTTCGAGACAGACCTATGCATCGTGGAGTGCTACAACAAAAACAAGACAAAGCCGATCAGAGGGCACTGCGGAGGAATCTTATGGTTCAAGTGCGTCTGTGAAGGAGATTACAAGAAATAA